A window of the Gordonia humi genome harbors these coding sequences:
- a CDS encoding IS110 family transposase encodes MARTVWAGVDAGKSAHHCVVIDADGEQLLSRRVDNDEKALGDLIAAVGDLAEGGEVTWAIDLNSGGGALLISLLIGTGQRLLYIPGRTVYHASAGYRGDGKSDAKDAAVIADQARMRRDLQPLRPGDDIAVDLQLLTARRGDLVADRTRAINRLRAVLLEIFPALERAFDYSGSKAALLLLTRYQTPEAIRRTGRARLEAWLRNHKARNASAVAQTAIEAANQQHIQVRGQQVAVSIVARLAKEVMALDDEITTTETLIEERFLCHRHAEILTSMPGFGVILAAEFLAATGGDMAVFGTVDRLAGVAGLAPVPKDSGRVSGNLHRPRHYSRRLLRSCYLAAQVAARRDPDSHVYYQRKRADGKTHVQAVIALARRRLNVQWAMLRDHKPYAPSVPETRTPTAA; translated from the coding sequence ATGGCGAGAACTGTGTGGGCCGGTGTGGACGCCGGCAAGTCCGCACACCACTGCGTGGTGATCGACGCCGACGGCGAGCAACTGCTGTCCCGGCGCGTCGACAACGACGAGAAGGCCCTCGGCGACCTGATCGCCGCAGTCGGTGACCTGGCAGAAGGCGGTGAGGTCACCTGGGCGATCGACCTCAACTCCGGAGGCGGCGCTCTGCTGATCTCCCTGCTCATCGGCACCGGGCAGAGATTGCTCTACATCCCTGGCCGCACCGTCTACCACGCCTCGGCCGGGTATCGCGGCGACGGCAAATCCGACGCCAAAGATGCGGCCGTCATTGCCGACCAGGCCCGGATGCGTCGCGACCTGCAGCCCTTGCGCCCAGGCGACGACATCGCCGTAGACCTGCAACTGCTGACCGCCCGCCGTGGCGATCTTGTCGCCGACCGTACCCGCGCGATCAACCGGCTTCGCGCGGTGCTGCTGGAGATCTTCCCCGCACTCGAGCGGGCGTTTGACTACAGCGGTTCCAAAGCAGCACTGCTCTTGCTGACCAGATACCAGACTCCCGAGGCGATCCGCCGCACTGGCCGGGCCCGGTTGGAAGCATGGCTTCGAAACCATAAGGCGCGCAACGCCTCTGCGGTGGCACAGACCGCCATTGAGGCTGCCAACCAGCAACATATCCAGGTCCGCGGCCAGCAGGTTGCCGTCAGCATCGTGGCGCGGCTGGCGAAGGAGGTGATGGCCCTCGACGACGAGATCACCACGACGGAGACTCTCATCGAGGAGCGATTTCTCTGCCACCGGCATGCCGAGATCCTGACCAGCATGCCCGGCTTCGGCGTGATCCTGGCCGCGGAGTTCCTCGCCGCCACCGGCGGGGACATGGCAGTCTTCGGCACCGTCGATCGCCTCGCCGGGGTCGCCGGTCTGGCACCGGTCCCCAAGGACTCGGGACGGGTCAGCGGCAATCTGCACCGGCCGCGGCATTACAGTCGACGCCTGCTGCGTTCCTGCTACCTCGCCGCGCAGGTCGCCGCACGACGGGACCCCGATTCGCACGTCTACTACCAGCGCAAACGCGCCGACGGGAAGACGCACGTCCAGGCGGTCATCGCACTCGCCCGTCGGCGTCTGAACGTGCAATGGGCCATGCTCCGCGATCACAAGCCTTACGCCCCCTCTGTTCCAGAAACCCGAACGCCCACAGCCGCCTGA
- a CDS encoding SDR family oxidoreductase, whose protein sequence is MNADRLFDVSGRHVLVTGGAKGIGAMITRGFHEARATVYVSGRSAADCRSLADELGERIVSLPADVSTQQGCRDLAAAVGEHTDRLDVLVNNAGTTWGADVEEYPDEAWDKVLALNVKAPFHLTAACLPMLRAASDADRPARVINIGSVDGMHVPVFESYAYSTSKAGVHQLTRHLGKRLAGEHVTVNAIAPGLVPSKMTKFLLAGDGEAQLSASVPLGRLARPDDLAGAAIFLASPAASWITGAVLPVDGGMVTLQ, encoded by the coding sequence ATGAACGCCGATCGACTCTTCGACGTCTCCGGACGCCACGTCCTCGTGACAGGAGGCGCCAAGGGGATCGGCGCGATGATCACCCGCGGCTTCCACGAGGCCCGCGCGACGGTGTACGTCTCCGGCCGGTCCGCGGCCGACTGCCGGTCGTTGGCCGACGAACTCGGCGAACGCATCGTCTCGCTGCCCGCCGATGTGAGCACACAGCAGGGCTGCCGTGATCTGGCCGCCGCGGTGGGCGAGCACACCGACCGGCTCGACGTCCTCGTCAACAATGCGGGAACCACCTGGGGCGCGGACGTCGAGGAGTATCCCGATGAGGCGTGGGACAAGGTGCTCGCCCTGAATGTGAAGGCTCCGTTCCACCTGACCGCCGCGTGCCTGCCGATGCTGCGCGCCGCGAGCGACGCCGACCGTCCCGCCCGCGTGATCAACATCGGTTCGGTCGACGGCATGCACGTTCCGGTGTTCGAATCGTATGCGTATTCGACGTCGAAAGCGGGCGTGCATCAACTGACCCGACACCTGGGCAAGCGTCTGGCCGGCGAGCACGTCACGGTCAACGCGATCGCCCCGGGCCTCGTCCCGTCGAAGATGACGAAGTTCCTGCTCGCGGGCGACGGCGAGGCCCAGCTGTCGGCGAGCGTCCCGCTCGGGCGCCTCGCGCGGCCCGACGATCTGGCCGGCGCCGCCATCTTCCTGGCCTCGCCCGCCGCGTCCTGGATCACCGGTGCGGTGCTCCCGGTCGACGGCGGCATGGTGACACTGCAGTAG
- a CDS encoding metal-sensitive transcriptional regulator, whose protein sequence is MADETSGECCHGEQEHGHHGYIGNQAGYLRRLKLIEGQARGLQRMVEEEAYCIDILTQVSAMTKALQAVSLGLLSDHMNHCVVSAAREGDEAADAKIAEAMQAITRLVKS, encoded by the coding sequence ATGGCCGACGAGACGTCCGGCGAGTGCTGTCACGGTGAACAGGAGCACGGTCATCACGGCTACATCGGCAATCAGGCCGGGTATCTGCGGCGGCTCAAGCTCATCGAGGGTCAGGCACGCGGACTGCAGCGGATGGTCGAAGAAGAGGCCTACTGCATCGACATCCTGACCCAGGTGTCGGCGATGACGAAGGCACTGCAGGCCGTGAGCCTCGGGCTGCTGTCCGATCACATGAATCACTGCGTCGTCTCCGCCGCGCGCGAGGGCGACGAGGCCGCGGACGCGAAGATCGCCGAGGCTATGCAAGCCATCACTCGCCTGGTCAAGTCCTGA
- a CDS encoding heavy metal translocating P-type ATPase, giving the protein MTQSVVADNEVDLDLIGMTCASCANRIERKLNKVDGVTATVNYATEQAHVAYDSAITPDQLIETVRSAGYDATPVVSAQAEPSGDPVPTRAELDVAALRQRLMVSAVLTVPVIVLAMVPAWQFTYWQWLSLTLAAPVVVWGALPFHRAAAAGLRHGTTTMDTLISVGTIAAFGWSIYALFWGDAGVPGMRHGFDLIASRGDGSSNIYLEAAAGVTTFLLAGRYFEKRSKLRAGDALRALAEVGAKEVTVIREGRESTVPIEQLRIGMTFVVRPGEKVATDGVVVAGASAVDQSMLTGESVPVEVAVGDAVVGGTVNAHGRLEVEAKAVGADTALAHMAKMVADAQAGKAQVQRLADRVSTYFVPTVIAIAAGVLGFWLGVGGGPALAFTAAVSVLVIACPCALGLATPTALMVGTGRGAQLGILVKGPEVLESTRRVDTVVLDKTGTVTTGEMAVTDVIVAGDTSFLRSSGSSGGSSEVETVLAWAAAVESGSEHPIGRAVMRRAEGLELPEVGEFTNLAGAGVRATIDGVPVSVTAPRDAVGEIGDELRTAIEDASAQGATPVVVSFRDVVAGVIVVADTVKPTSAAAIAELTRMGLRPVLLTGDNEGAARHVADLVGIDEVIADVRPEGKVEAVAALQARGRVVAMVGDGVNDAAALASADLGLAMGTGTDVAIEASDLTLVSGDLWAVVDAIALARKTLGTIKTNLFWAFAYNVAALPLAAAALLNPMMAGLAMALSSVFVVANSLRLRAFRSRRA; this is encoded by the coding sequence ATGACGCAGTCGGTCGTCGCAGACAACGAGGTGGATCTGGACCTGATCGGCATGACGTGCGCGTCGTGCGCCAACCGAATCGAACGCAAGCTCAACAAGGTCGACGGCGTCACCGCGACGGTCAATTACGCGACCGAGCAGGCGCACGTGGCCTACGACTCGGCGATCACCCCGGACCAGCTCATCGAGACCGTGCGATCGGCCGGATACGACGCGACGCCCGTGGTCTCGGCCCAGGCGGAGCCGTCGGGCGATCCCGTCCCGACGCGGGCCGAACTCGACGTCGCCGCTCTTCGGCAACGGCTCATGGTGTCGGCGGTGCTCACCGTCCCGGTGATCGTTCTCGCGATGGTCCCGGCCTGGCAGTTCACCTACTGGCAGTGGCTGTCGCTCACGCTCGCCGCGCCCGTCGTCGTCTGGGGTGCGTTGCCGTTCCACCGCGCGGCCGCGGCCGGACTGCGGCACGGCACCACCACGATGGACACACTGATCTCGGTCGGCACGATCGCCGCGTTCGGATGGTCGATCTACGCCTTGTTCTGGGGCGACGCCGGAGTCCCCGGAATGCGCCACGGCTTCGATCTGATCGCGTCACGGGGCGACGGATCGTCGAACATCTACCTCGAAGCCGCTGCGGGTGTCACGACGTTCCTGCTCGCCGGCCGGTACTTCGAGAAACGGTCCAAGCTGAGGGCCGGTGATGCGCTGCGCGCGCTCGCGGAGGTGGGCGCCAAAGAGGTGACCGTGATCCGTGAGGGCCGCGAGTCGACGGTCCCGATCGAGCAACTGCGCATCGGCATGACGTTCGTGGTGCGGCCGGGTGAGAAGGTCGCCACCGACGGAGTCGTCGTCGCCGGTGCGTCGGCCGTCGACCAGTCGATGCTGACCGGCGAGTCGGTGCCCGTCGAGGTCGCCGTGGGTGACGCCGTGGTCGGCGGCACCGTGAACGCGCACGGACGCCTGGAAGTCGAGGCGAAGGCCGTCGGCGCCGACACCGCGCTGGCGCACATGGCGAAGATGGTCGCCGACGCGCAGGCGGGCAAGGCGCAGGTCCAGCGCCTGGCGGATCGGGTGTCGACGTACTTCGTGCCGACGGTCATCGCGATCGCCGCGGGTGTGCTCGGCTTCTGGCTGGGCGTGGGAGGCGGGCCTGCGCTGGCGTTCACCGCCGCGGTCTCGGTCCTGGTGATCGCCTGCCCGTGCGCGCTCGGGCTGGCGACGCCGACCGCCCTGATGGTCGGCACCGGTCGCGGTGCGCAGCTCGGCATCCTCGTGAAGGGGCCCGAGGTGCTCGAGTCCACGCGTCGGGTCGACACCGTGGTCCTGGACAAGACCGGCACGGTGACCACCGGTGAGATGGCGGTGACGGATGTGATCGTCGCCGGGGACACTTCTTTCCTCCGGTCGAGCGGGTCCTCGGGCGGGTCGAGCGAAGTCGAGACCGTCCTGGCGTGGGCCGCGGCCGTCGAATCCGGGTCGGAGCACCCGATCGGGCGAGCCGTCATGCGGCGCGCCGAAGGACTCGAACTGCCGGAGGTCGGCGAGTTCACGAACCTCGCGGGAGCGGGCGTCCGCGCCACGATCGACGGGGTTCCGGTGTCGGTCACCGCGCCGCGCGATGCGGTCGGGGAGATCGGCGACGAGCTTCGCACCGCGATCGAGGACGCGTCGGCACAGGGGGCGACGCCCGTCGTCGTCAGTTTCCGCGACGTGGTCGCGGGGGTGATCGTCGTCGCCGACACGGTGAAGCCGACATCGGCCGCCGCGATCGCGGAACTCACCCGGATGGGACTGCGTCCGGTCCTGCTGACCGGCGACAACGAAGGCGCCGCGCGTCACGTCGCCGATCTGGTGGGGATCGACGAGGTGATCGCCGACGTTCGGCCCGAGGGGAAGGTCGAGGCCGTCGCCGCGCTCCAGGCGCGGGGTCGCGTGGTGGCGATGGTCGGCGACGGTGTGAACGACGCCGCCGCTCTCGCGTCGGCCGATCTCGGTCTGGCGATGGGCACGGGGACCGACGTGGCGATCGAGGCGAGCGACCTCACTCTGGTCAGCGGTGATCTGTGGGCCGTCGTCGACGCGATCGCCTTGGCGCGTAAGACGCTGGGCACCATCAAGACAAACCTGTTCTGGGCCTTCGCCTACAACGTCGCGGCATTGCCGCTCGCCGCCGCGGCTCTGCTCAATCCGATGATGGCCGGGTTGGCGATGGCGCTCTCGTCGGTGTTCGTGGTGGCCAACAGTCTGCGACTGCGTGCATTCAGGTCGAGGCGGGCCTGA
- a CDS encoding heavy-metal-associated domain-containing protein, which yields MSELTTITVDGMTCGHCAASVREEIGEIAGVTDVAVDVESGRVDITSDAALDDTAVTAAVVEAGYTVR from the coding sequence ATGAGTGAACTGACCACCATCACCGTCGACGGCATGACCTGCGGACACTGTGCCGCATCGGTCCGCGAGGAGATCGGCGAGATCGCAGGCGTCACCGATGTCGCGGTCGACGTCGAGTCCGGTCGCGTCGACATCACCAGCGACGCCGCACTCGACGACACAGCGGTCACCGCCGCCGTCGTCGAAGCCGGCTACACGGTTCGATGA
- a CDS encoding ABC1 kinase family protein yields MRDQAQPARGRLPAVSAVAEVGRFTSTAGHAAFGVGRFAVGAVGDLLHGSLPGPADVAHEVRRTFEHLGPTYVKLGQLIASSPGVFGPVMAGEFESLLDRVRPADFAELRAIVVDELGAPPEEVFATFDETPIASASIAQVHTATLHTGEEVVVKIQRPGIAERLAPDVAILERVAGLLEVSEYGRMLSARHVVEDFADGLDAELDFRNEAATMAEWFACLQPGPFGDRVRVPHVYDEFTTQRVMTMERIYATRIDDVAAVRAAGHDGEALCRNLLLSLLDSAFHGGLFHGDLHAGNVMVDDDGKLVLIDFGIVGRFDARTRRILRQLVVDLIVKQDYDSAGRAIFLLGAVHNPGSTARGAEDLKKVTVPLSTTELGSMSYTDLGRQLAAVAKAHDARLPRELVLVGKQLLYVEKYMKLLAPRWKAISDREIYGYMAGILKEAERDRRARNA; encoded by the coding sequence ATCAGAGACCAGGCACAGCCTGCACGCGGCCGACTGCCCGCCGTGTCGGCGGTCGCCGAAGTCGGCCGCTTCACCTCCACCGCGGGCCACGCGGCGTTCGGCGTCGGACGATTCGCCGTCGGCGCCGTCGGAGACCTGCTGCACGGCAGCCTGCCCGGACCGGCCGACGTGGCCCACGAGGTCCGCCGCACCTTCGAGCACCTCGGCCCGACCTACGTGAAGCTCGGCCAGCTCATCGCCTCGAGCCCCGGTGTCTTCGGCCCGGTGATGGCCGGCGAGTTCGAGTCGCTCCTCGACCGTGTCCGCCCCGCCGACTTCGCCGAGCTCCGCGCGATCGTCGTCGACGAACTCGGCGCCCCGCCTGAGGAGGTCTTCGCGACCTTCGACGAGACGCCGATCGCGTCCGCGTCGATCGCCCAGGTGCACACCGCCACCCTGCACACGGGCGAGGAGGTGGTCGTCAAGATCCAACGTCCGGGCATCGCCGAGCGGTTGGCTCCCGACGTCGCGATCCTCGAACGGGTCGCCGGTCTGCTGGAGGTCTCCGAGTACGGTCGCATGCTGTCGGCGCGGCACGTCGTGGAAGACTTCGCCGACGGGCTCGACGCCGAGCTGGACTTCCGCAACGAGGCCGCGACCATGGCCGAGTGGTTCGCCTGCCTGCAGCCGGGACCGTTCGGCGACCGTGTCCGGGTGCCCCACGTGTACGACGAGTTCACCACGCAGCGCGTGATGACCATGGAGCGCATCTACGCGACCCGCATCGACGACGTCGCCGCCGTCCGAGCCGCGGGCCACGACGGTGAGGCACTGTGCCGCAATCTCCTTCTGTCGCTGCTCGATTCGGCGTTTCACGGCGGACTGTTCCACGGCGACCTGCACGCCGGGAACGTGATGGTCGACGACGACGGGAAGCTGGTCCTCATCGACTTCGGCATCGTCGGACGGTTCGATGCCCGCACGCGCCGTATTCTGCGGCAGCTCGTCGTCGATCTGATCGTCAAACAGGACTACGACTCGGCCGGCCGCGCGATCTTCCTGCTGGGCGCCGTCCACAATCCCGGATCGACGGCCCGAGGCGCCGAGGACCTCAAGAAGGTCACCGTGCCGTTGTCGACCACCGAACTCGGGTCGATGAGCTATACCGATCTGGGCCGTCAGCTGGCGGCCGTCGCCAAGGCGCACGACGCCCGGCTCCCCCGTGAGCTGGTCTTGGTCGGCAAGCAGCTGCTGTACGTGGAGAAGTACATGAAGCTGCTCGCACCGCGCTGGAAGGCGATCAGCGACCGTGAGATCTACGGCTACATGGCTGGCATCCTGAAAGAAGCCGAACGTGATCGTCGAGCCCGCAATGCGTGA
- a CDS encoding porin PorA family protein yields the protein MKRALLALMAFLGVACIAAAIALPTYLVPKLKVVPLDLDITSVASTVSTDGDAGDRFPAVIFDRCSVTERHAKQYDANLTQQRRSVIVDPSDSKQATLQSAQTVRIDRVRDADGEERDLSMATDGDRPCDDALLTASVDRVSVNRKSSAPNGAVSSLQLEAAPDGVDVNDVSVQIPHEQRRGFQYKFGFDVQKTDYLYFDTNTRQDATAKYEGEQKIDGVNTYHFVADVPETDLSDLPDAQGDAALGTILNMPARWWGIRGKGVKSTDMVEMHRYATAKRHVYVEPVTGTIIYGYEDQHQYFKSPDQSEETPEPVRDFQMDALKGTFKWSDETVAQQADRAKHYLTLLNVGGKWVPIALGVIGALLLIGWALLVFLGRNKSDGGGDAADGPQGGPDDDGPDDGFTPSPHDGAPTAYAYDAEPATTTVLPAVSPTETTTAIPAQEPPADDTATTSWEQPEWSRDAWHEPERAQPTHIAPSPADDVDTGSFRAVADPTRPMPDYERYRRPEDQS from the coding sequence GTGAAGCGTGCCCTACTGGCCCTGATGGCGTTCCTCGGCGTCGCGTGCATCGCGGCGGCGATCGCCCTGCCGACGTACCTGGTGCCGAAGTTGAAGGTGGTGCCCCTCGACCTGGACATCACATCGGTCGCCTCCACCGTGTCGACCGACGGCGACGCGGGCGATCGATTCCCCGCCGTCATCTTCGACCGCTGCTCGGTCACCGAGCGCCACGCCAAGCAGTACGACGCGAACCTGACGCAGCAGCGACGGTCGGTGATCGTCGACCCGTCCGACTCCAAGCAGGCCACCCTGCAGTCGGCGCAGACCGTCCGGATCGACCGGGTGCGCGACGCCGACGGCGAGGAGCGCGACCTGTCGATGGCCACCGACGGCGACCGCCCGTGCGACGACGCGCTGCTGACCGCTTCCGTCGACCGCGTATCGGTGAACCGCAAGTCGTCGGCACCCAACGGCGCCGTCAGCTCGCTGCAGCTCGAGGCGGCACCCGACGGCGTCGACGTGAACGACGTGTCGGTCCAGATCCCGCACGAGCAGCGCCGCGGGTTCCAATACAAGTTCGGTTTCGACGTTCAGAAGACCGACTACCTGTACTTCGACACGAACACGCGCCAGGATGCGACCGCCAAGTACGAGGGCGAGCAGAAGATCGACGGCGTCAACACGTACCACTTCGTCGCCGACGTCCCCGAGACCGACCTCTCCGATCTGCCCGATGCCCAGGGCGACGCCGCGCTCGGCACCATCCTGAACATGCCCGCCCGCTGGTGGGGCATCCGCGGCAAGGGCGTGAAGTCGACCGACATGGTCGAGATGCACCGGTACGCGACCGCCAAGCGACACGTGTACGTCGAGCCGGTGACCGGCACGATCATCTACGGGTACGAGGATCAGCATCAGTACTTCAAGTCGCCGGACCAGAGCGAGGAGACGCCCGAACCCGTTCGCGACTTCCAGATGGACGCGCTCAAGGGAACGTTCAAATGGTCCGACGAGACGGTCGCTCAGCAGGCCGACCGCGCCAAGCACTATCTGACGCTGCTGAACGTCGGCGGCAAGTGGGTCCCGATCGCCCTCGGCGTGATCGGCGCGCTGCTGCTGATCGGCTGGGCGCTGCTCGTGTTCCTGGGCCGCAACAAGTCGGACGGCGGCGGTGACGCCGCAGACGGGCCGCAGGGCGGCCCGGACGACGACGGCCCCGACGACGGCTTCACGCCGAGCCCACACGACGGCGCGCCGACCGCCTACGCGTACGACGCGGAGCCCGCGACGACCACCGTGCTCCCGGCGGTGTCGCCGACCGAGACCACCACGGCCATCCCGGCACAGGAGCCGCCCGCCGACGACACCGCGACCACCTCGTGGGAACAGCCGGAGTGGAGCCGCGACGCCTGGCACGAACCCGAACGGGCCCAGCCGACCCATATCGCGCCGAGTCCGGCAGACGATGTGGACACCGGCTCGTTCCGAGCCGTCGCCGATCCGACCCGCCCCATGCCCGATTACGAGCGTTACCGCAGGCCGGAGGACCAGTCATGA
- the nadB gene encoding L-aspartate oxidase — protein MADTERRADLVVVGAGIAGLTAALSAAERGLDVIVLNKGASWSPDGAEQSTATFYAQGGIAVVDPGADDDSIALHLSDTLAAGAGLTDAAASEPILSDGWSAVTQLVGRGAEFDSAHGRFLRTREGGHSVRRIIHAGGDATGARVQAALGTAAAESRLRVLDRAWAAQVLTDAGQAVGVSYVHGGVHSVVWAPTVLLATGGVGHVYAATTNPAGATGDGVALALRAGARVADLEFVQFHPTMLFVPGARGRRTLVSEAVRGEGGRLVDVDGSSVTAGVHSLGDLAPRDVVARAVRAAMERTGADHVYLDITGVDDFAARFPTVTAGVRTSGLDVDGGMLPVVPGAHYLCGGVVTDDAGRTGVPGLLVAGETARTGLHGANRLASNSLLEGLVMGRQTAAQAVERASVPIREIGVPALGSAAVLDRSVLQDAMSARVALDRDAAGLAEVAALLATAAPRDRDDLRVAEDASLLLTARAIVAAARARRESRGAHSRADFPERSERAVSRGFALVDDELVVIGERVVADALV, from the coding sequence ATGGCCGACACCGAACGCCGGGCAGATCTCGTGGTGGTCGGCGCCGGAATCGCCGGGCTGACCGCCGCCCTGTCGGCGGCCGAACGCGGCCTGGACGTGATCGTGCTGAACAAGGGGGCGAGCTGGAGTCCCGACGGGGCGGAGCAGTCGACGGCGACGTTCTACGCACAGGGCGGTATCGCCGTCGTCGATCCCGGGGCCGACGACGACTCGATCGCGCTGCACCTGTCCGACACCCTGGCGGCCGGTGCGGGACTGACCGACGCGGCCGCGAGCGAGCCGATCCTGTCCGACGGCTGGTCGGCGGTGACCCAGCTCGTCGGGCGCGGCGCCGAGTTCGATTCGGCACACGGCCGCTTCCTGCGCACCCGAGAGGGCGGGCACTCGGTGCGGCGGATCATCCACGCCGGCGGCGATGCCACCGGTGCTCGGGTGCAGGCCGCGCTCGGCACCGCGGCGGCCGAGTCGCGCCTGCGGGTTCTGGATCGGGCGTGGGCCGCGCAGGTGCTGACCGACGCCGGGCAGGCGGTCGGTGTGTCGTATGTGCACGGCGGCGTCCACTCGGTGGTCTGGGCGCCCACCGTGCTCCTGGCGACCGGCGGGGTGGGGCACGTGTACGCGGCCACCACCAATCCGGCGGGGGCCACGGGTGACGGCGTGGCCCTGGCGCTGCGCGCCGGCGCGCGAGTCGCCGACCTGGAGTTCGTCCAGTTCCATCCGACGATGCTCTTCGTGCCGGGGGCCCGGGGACGTCGCACCCTGGTCAGTGAGGCGGTCCGCGGCGAAGGCGGACGCCTCGTGGACGTCGACGGCTCCTCGGTCACGGCCGGAGTGCACTCGCTCGGGGACCTCGCCCCGCGCGACGTGGTCGCACGCGCGGTGCGCGCCGCGATGGAGCGGACCGGCGCCGACCACGTGTACTTGGACATCACCGGTGTCGACGACTTCGCCGCGCGCTTCCCGACGGTCACAGCCGGGGTGCGGACATCGGGTCTCGACGTCGACGGCGGGATGCTGCCGGTGGTCCCGGGAGCGCACTACCTGTGCGGCGGTGTGGTGACCGACGACGCCGGTCGGACCGGCGTGCCGGGGCTCCTCGTCGCGGGTGAGACGGCGCGGACCGGTCTGCACGGTGCCAATCGTCTCGCCTCGAACAGTCTGCTCGAAGGGCTGGTGATGGGTCGGCAGACAGCGGCGCAGGCCGTCGAGCGGGCGAGTGTGCCGATACGCGAGATCGGCGTTCCCGCTCTGGGTTCGGCCGCGGTCCTCGACCGTTCGGTGCTGCAGGACGCGATGTCCGCGCGCGTCGCTCTCGATCGGGATGCGGCGGGGCTCGCCGAGGTCGCGGCACTGCTGGCCACGGCCGCGCCGCGGGACCGAGACGATCTGCGGGTCGCCGAAGACGCGTCGCTACTGCTCACCGCGCGGGCGATCGTCGCCGCCGCGCGGGCTCGTCGGGAATCGCGCGGAGCCCACTCGCGCGCCGATTTTCCCGAGCGCTCCGAGCGCGCCGTCTCGCGCGGTTTCGCCCTCGTCGACGACGAACTGGTCGTCATCGGTGAGCGCGTCGTGGCGGATGCCCTAGTCTGA